One Nicotiana tomentosiformis chromosome 4, ASM39032v3, whole genome shotgun sequence genomic window carries:
- the LOC138910319 gene encoding uncharacterized protein, protein MDDLSGIRKDNAENVETSDGRNTPAQNELVLRLEQKILDLQGELEQPDVELPEGYKPPKFEMFDRIGISKVHLRTYCDKLVGVGKDERICMKLFMRSLTGDALSWYIYQNPKKWVNWMRMASDFMDRFRFNIENAPDIFYIQNLKKKPTETFREYAT, encoded by the exons atggatgatttaagcggtatcagaaaggacaatgcagagaaTGTTGAAACCTCGGACGGTCGGAATACTCCAGCACAGAACGAATTGGTCCTACGCTtggaacagaaaatattggaTCTACAAGGGGAACTGGAGCAG ccagatgtagaactgccagagggttacaaacctcctaagtttgaaatgttcgacAGGATTGGTATTTCGAAGGTGCATTTGAGAACGTATTGTGATAAGCTTGTAGGGGTTGGCAAggatgaaagaatctgcatgaAGCTGTTtatgagaagcctcactggagatgccctgtcttggtacatctatcagaacccaaagaaatgggttaattggatGAGAATGGCATCGGATTTCATGGATAGGTTCAGGTTTAACATagaaaatgcaccagacattttctacattcagaatctcaagaagaagccaacggaaactttccgcgagtatgctacctAG